Genomic DNA from Bacteroidales bacterium:
AATTAGCACCTGAAATTATTGAATTAGCTCAAAAACAAGGAATGGAATTTTATACTGGAACGCCTCAAGATGCTTATCCCGATGAATTGGATAAATACCGGAAGCAAATGGCTGACAATGGATGGGATGTTGGACAAGACGAAGAAGAACTTTTTGAATTAGCTATGCACGAACGTCAATACCTTGATTATAAAAGTGGATTAGCTAAAAAACGCTTCGAAGAAGAAGTTCAAAAAGCTCGTCAGTTGCTTGCTACCTCAAATCAAACACAAGTTAATGTTGAGAAAAAAGAAACGGCTAAATCTACTCAGGTGCAAACTGTTGTCGATTTGCCTAACGATGCCAATCATAAACATTTAGTTGCACCTATTAAAGGTAAAGTTGTTTTTGGATTTCACGAGATTATTGAAGATAAGTTTGTTAAAGTGGGCGATAGCGTTAAAAAAGGTGAGCGTATTTGTTACATATATTCCGAATTATTTCAAGGATTCGAAGAAATTACTGCACCCGAAGATGGGGTTATTACCCATATTGTTGTAAAACAGGGTTCATCTGTTAAAAAGGGTGAAACATTAGTGGTTATTAAAGTTAATCAACCTGCCGAGATAGAAAAAAAAGTTTCTTAATCTTTAAATTATGAGCCAGAATTTAATAAGTGATTTGCAAAAATTAGGTATTAGTAACGTTCAAAAATTGTATTATAATCTTTCGTACGATGAGCTTTTTAAACACGAAACCGACGAACAATTAACCGGTTACGAAAAAGGATTTGTTACTAACTTAGGCGCAGTTGCGGTAGATACAGGAATATTTACAGGACGAAGTCCAAAAGATAAATACATTGTAAAAGATAGCGAAACCGAAAATAAAGTTTGGTGGGCAGGTGCCGGTAAAAAAGGCTCCGATAATAAGCCGATTAACGAGGAACAATGGGATTATCTTTTAAATATAGCACAAAAACAATTAAGTGGCAAAAAACTCTATGTAAACGATGTTTATGCAGGGGCAAACCATAATACTCGCCTTAAAATACGTGTTATATCTGAAATAGCATGGGCATCGCATTTTGTTAAAAATATGTTTATCCGTCCTACCGACGAAGAATTAAAAGACTTTGAACCCGATTTTATTCTATACCATGCATGTAAAGCTGTTAACCCTCGTTGGAAAGAAATGAACATGAACAGCGAAGTCTTTGTGGTTTTTCATTTAACAAAAAAAATGGCAGTTATTGGTGGTACTTGGTATGGTGGCGAAATTAAAAAAGGTATCTTTACCGTTATGAATTATTTTTTACCCTTAAAAGGTATTGCTGCCATGCACTGCTCTGCCAATGTTGGCGAAAAAAATGATACAGCTTTGTTCTTTGGTTTGTCAGGAACCGGTAAAACTACATTATCTACCGACCCTGAACGTATGCTAATTGGCGACGATGAACATGGTTGGGACGACGACGGAGTATTTAATTTCGAAGGTGGATGTTATGCTAAGTGTATAAACCTCAATCCCGAAAAAGAACCAGATATTTATCATGCCATTAAAAGAGATGCGTTGTTAGAAAATGTTGTTTTTGACCCTAAAACAGGCGAAATTGATTTTAATAGTGCTGCCAAAACAGAGAATACTCGTGTATCATATCCTATTTATCATATTAAAAATATTGTAACACCGGTTTCGAAAGGACCGCATGCGCAAACGATTATATTTTTGAGTGCCGATGCTTTTGGAGTATTGCCACCGGTTGCTATTCTTAGTAAAGATGAAGCCATGTATTATTTTTTAAGCGGCTATACAGCAAAACTTGCAGGAACAGAACGAGGAATTATAGAGCCTGTGCCTACATTTTCAGCCGCATTTGGAGCCGCATTTTTGCCATTGCACCCTACCGTTTATGCTCAGGTATTAGCAAAAAAAATGGACGAACACAACACCAAAGCATATTTAGTAAACACCGGTTGGATTGGTGGAGCTTTCGGAACAGGTAAACGTATTGATATTGTTGCTACACGAAATATAATTAGAGCTATTTTAAACGGAAGTATTCAGCACGTTGAAACCGAAAAAATGCCTATTTTCAACCTCACCATACCTAAACAATTACCCGGCATCGATAGTAAATTATTAAACCCTCGAAATGCTTGGTTAGACGCTTCTGCTTACGATAAACAAGCCAAAATGCTTGCTATTAAGTTTATAGAAAACTTCACAGCCTTTACCGATAACGATGAAGGTAAGCGATTGGCACAATTTGGACCTATACTAAAATACAACTAAATGCTAAAATATTTGATTTAAAAAATATTTATTACTTTTGCACCACGTTTCGGTCCGTAGCTCAGCTGGTAGAGCACGTGACTCTTAATCATGGGGTCGAGGGTTCGATTCCCTCCGGACCGACTATAAAAATAAGGGGTTTCAGACGTTTTAAGTTTGAAGCCCTTTTTTCATTTGCACACCCTTTACACGCAAAAATATACGGACAGTGTTTTATAGTTAAGACCTTTGCAAAACTCCTTTTTTCTTCTCATGTAATTGAAAATAAGATTGATTTTTTTACGATTACTGTTGTTTTATTCTAATTTTGCAAAGGTCTTGATTTATATTTGCAACATGTATGTACGAATTATAACATCACTGAATTCGCTCTCAAAAAGCCGTTCAAATAGTTGAATATGCATGATGGGAATAAAATAAAACAACGTATGGTTCGACATGTAGGAACTGCACTTAATGATGATGATTTAAAACGGCTCAAACATATCGCCATAGCTTTATGCTTATCGCGACAGTTACAATATCGTATTGTGAGTGTTAGAAAAGGAAGTCTAATCACAAATTATACGTCAATCGTTGTAAAGTGTACAACTAATTATTTTACGTGATAAAAAAAATGAATAATCGCTCTGGTATTACGTCAAATATAACTCAACAAACAAAAAAATTTTATCAATCCGTTGGCTTAAAAAGATCAAATATTCCATTTATGATCGAATAAAGCATTGACATATAATTACTTGTAAAATCATGTAGTGCCTACATGATTTCTTATGTGTTTGTATATCATTTACTTAAATATAATAGGTGGCGAAGTCGTGGGAAGATCCCGAAACAAGTTCGGGATGACGAATGGTGAGTGAGTATTGCCTATTTCAAAAGACAACCATACTACCCTCCAACCGTCATGCTGAACTTGTTTTAGCATCTCCTCAAATTACAACACTACCTCCCGACCATCATACTGAACTTGTTTCAGCGACTCCTCAAACTACAACACTACCTCCCGACCGTCATACTGAACTTGTTTTAGCATCTCCTCAAACAACAACACTACCTCCCGACCATCATACTGAACTTGTTTTAGCATCTCCTCAAATTACAACACTACCTCCCGACCGTCATACTGAACTTGTTTTAGCATCTCCTCAAACAACAACACTACCTCCCGACCGTCATACTGAACTCGTTTCAGTATCTCCATAAAACCCAACACTCACCCATAAAACGTCATACTGATTTTATTTCAGCATCCAGTCAAAAAACATCATTCACATCATGAAACCTTTGCAAAACTCCTTTTTTCTTCTCATGTAATTGAAAATAAGATTGATTTTTTAACGATTACTGTTGTTTTATTCTAATTTTGCAAAGGTCTTATTTTCTGATTTTTCTAATTTTATAACGCTTAAATAAACATTATTTCTGGAATATAATAATAAATATCAATATGTTATTAACAATCACATATTTGCATGTTAATAGCCTTGCAAAGAACTTAATCCTTGTTTTTCCTATTGTAGCAAAAGGATTCGTCCGAATGCCGACTACAAAAAACACTGCTCAGGAATTTAGTTCGCTTTGACTCCTAAATTCCTATTCGGAACGAAAATGGACCATGTACTTCGACACCCACATTTCCAAATTTCCTAATTTTCACATTACCATGTCTTAATCCTTGTTTTTCCTATTGTAGCAAAAGGATTCGTCCG
This window encodes:
- the pckA gene encoding phosphoenolpyruvate carboxykinase (ATP); amino-acid sequence: MSQNLISDLQKLGISNVQKLYYNLSYDELFKHETDEQLTGYEKGFVTNLGAVAVDTGIFTGRSPKDKYIVKDSETENKVWWAGAGKKGSDNKPINEEQWDYLLNIAQKQLSGKKLYVNDVYAGANHNTRLKIRVISEIAWASHFVKNMFIRPTDEELKDFEPDFILYHACKAVNPRWKEMNMNSEVFVVFHLTKKMAVIGGTWYGGEIKKGIFTVMNYFLPLKGIAAMHCSANVGEKNDTALFFGLSGTGKTTLSTDPERMLIGDDEHGWDDDGVFNFEGGCYAKCINLNPEKEPDIYHAIKRDALLENVVFDPKTGEIDFNSAAKTENTRVSYPIYHIKNIVTPVSKGPHAQTIIFLSADAFGVLPPVAILSKDEAMYYFLSGYTAKLAGTERGIIEPVPTFSAAFGAAFLPLHPTVYAQVLAKKMDEHNTKAYLVNTGWIGGAFGTGKRIDIVATRNIIRAILNGSIQHVETEKMPIFNLTIPKQLPGIDSKLLNPRNAWLDASAYDKQAKMLAIKFIENFTAFTDNDEGKRLAQFGPILKYN